The following are encoded together in the Chaetodon auriga isolate fChaAug3 chromosome 6, fChaAug3.hap1, whole genome shotgun sequence genome:
- the galk2 gene encoding N-acetylgalactosamine kinase, with protein MATNPPKLRTAIHANERLQNLKNTFETKYGVSPLFYACAPGRVNLIGEHIDYCGYSVLPMAIEPNILAAVAVNSSGTITLANTNPQYEDFTVSCSEDIAIDRENPKWHYYFLCGVKGIQENFGIAHLAGMSCVVDGTIPPSSGLSSSSALVCCAGLVTMEANQKSLSKVALAEICAKCEHYIGTEGGGMDQSISFLAERGTAKLIEFQPLRATDVKLPDGAVFVISNCCVEMNKAASSHFNIRVVECRIATKMLAQARGLDSSRLSKLAQVQTELKASLEEMLALVDEVLHPEPYSREEICEVLGISSEQLSTELLSANTQHVTHFKLYQRAKHVYCEAARVLQFKSVCDSEPAESRQLLGDLMNQSHASCRDLYECSCPELDQLVDICLKSGAVGSRLTGAGWGGCAVSMVPDEKVDSFLQAVRESYYRRDPRRAALEKQSLFVSKPGGGAAIFLEE; from the exons ATGGCCACAAACCCACCGAAGTTAAGGACTGCGATTCATGCCAATGAACG GCTGCAAAACTTGAAGAATACTTTTGAGACAAAGTATGGAGTATCTCCGCTCTTCTATGCATGCGCACCCGGAAGAGTCAATTTAATAG GAGAGCATATCGATTACTGTGGCTACTCTGTTCTTCCAATGGCTATTGAACCAAATATCCTGGCAGCCGTCGCAGTGAACAGTTCAGGGACAATCACACTGGCCAACACAAATCCTCAATACGA GGACTTCACCGTGTCGTGTTCAGAGGACATCGCCATAGACAGAGAGAATCCAAAGTGgcattattattttctctgtggAGTGAAAGGTATTCAG GAGAACTTTGGGATTGCTCATTTAGCAGGGATGTCATGCGTCGTAGATGGAACCATTCCTCCGAGCTCCGGCCTGTCCAGCTCGAGCGCCTTAGTTTGTTGTGCCGGGCTGGTAACAATGGAAGCAAATCAAAAGTCCCTCTCCAAG GTGGCGCTGGCGGAGATATGTGCCAAATGTGAGCACTACATTggcacagagggagggggcatGGACCAGTCCATCTCATTCCTGGCAGAGAGGGGAACg GCAAAGCTGATTGAGTTCCAGCCTCTGCGAGCCACTGATGTTAAGCTCCCCGACGGGGCCGTGTTTGTGATCTCCAACTGCTGCGTGGAGATGAACAAAGCTGCTTCTTCTCACTTCAACATCCGTGTGGTGGAGTGTCGAATCGCCACAAAG ATGCTGGCTCAGGCACGGGGTCTGGACTCGAGCAGGTTGTCGAAGCTGGCCCAGGTTCAGACGGAGCTGAAGGCCTCCCTGGAGGAGATGCTGGCTCTGGTGGACGAGGTGTTGCATCCTGAGCCGTACAGCCGAGAGGAGATCTGCGAGGTGCTGGGCATCAGCTCCGAGCAGCTTTCTACAGAGCTGCTGAGCGCGAACACCCAGCATG TGACACATTTCAAGCTGTACCAGCGAGCCAAGCACGTGTACTGTGAGGCTGCGCGGGTGCTGCAGTTTAAGAGCGTGTGCGACTCTGAACCTGCAGAATCCCGACAGCTGCTGGGAGACCTGATGAACCAGAGCCACGCAAGCTGCAGAGACCTGTATGAGTGCAGCTGCCCTGAACTGGATCAACTGGTAGACATCTGTCT GAAGTCGGGGGCTGTGGGATCCCGGCTGACAGGAGCAGGCTGGGGAGGCTGCGCCGTCTCCATGGTTCCTGATGAGAAGGTGGACTCGTTCTTACAAGCTGTGAGGGAGTCATACTACCGTCGTGATCCACGCAGAGCAGCGCTGGAAAaacagagtttgtttgtgtcaaaGCCGGGCGGAGGAGCTGCGATTTTCCTGGAGGAGTGA